The nucleotide window TCCTTCATGGATCACTCTTCACTGAACACCAGGCATGATATAATGGTGGAAGAGGTGCCAAAGCTGGGAGCAAAGGCAGCCACCAAAGCTCTGGAGGAATGGGGACGTCCACGTTCTGAAATCACTCACCTCGTCTACTGTAGCACTGGTGGTGTTGACTTGCCTGGCGCTGACTACCGGATCATCAAGCTCCTCGGCCTCTCTCCATCCACCAAACGTGTCATGCTCTACATGCAGGGATGCTTCGCTGGTGGCACCGTGCTACGTATAGCCAAAGACCTGGCCGAGAACAATGAGAACGCTCGTGTTCTTATAGTATGCACCGAGATGACAGTCATCTCCTTCCGTGGCCCTAGTGAGGACAACGAGAACTTCGGTAATATGGTCGGACAAGCCATCTTTGCCGACGGCGCAGCCGCGGCAGTCGTTGGAGCCAAACCCATCCCTGAGGTTGAAACCCCATTCTTTGAATTAGTGGCCACTCACCAATACATTCTTCCGGAGACTGAAGAGCATATTACAGGGCATTTGAGAGAAGTAGGATTCACTTTCTTGTTAAATAACCAAGTGCCTACTAGTGTGAGCATGCACATAGAGAAGACTCTTGTGAAGGCTTTTTCACCATTAGGGATCTCAGACTGGAACTCTTTGTTCTTTGTCACTCATCCTGGAGGCCGGGCCATTTTGGATCAGATTGAAGAGCAGTTAGACCTGAAGCCTGAGAAGCTAAGAGCCACAAGACATATGTTGAGTGAGTTTGGTAACATGTCAAGCGCTAGTGTTTTCTTTATCATGGATGAGATGAGAAAGCGGTCTATGGCTGATGGCTTGCGCActtttggagaaggccttgactatgGAGTGCTCCATGGTTTTGGTCCTGGGATTACTGTGGAGACCGTTGTCCTTTTTGCACTCCCTCTTAATACTTAGCTAAATAACGTCAACTTATTTATCATGCACCCAGATCTAGTCCTACCAAAATGATCCCATGAATTATGTTTATGTTAAGAACGAAAATAAACTAGGATCTTATTTGTttgataaatcaaatatttgtgtgaaagttataaacaaataaagttgTCTTTTATGAATATGCATGGTTCAAGTTTATCAGAATTAAgttttgaattaattataaatgttaACGTAAAACTTAGTTATTATATTCACGTACGTATATATATTTcgtatatttcaatatatatatatatatattcacgtACGTACGTAAGTGAATTATACTCTTGGAAGATGGTTTTGTAGCTAGCGTGTGTTATATCTTGTGTCCTGCTTCTCACATGACATGCATGTGTTTTTATgagaataattataattaggTTATCAATTTGTTTACTTCTATCTAGATCAttggttaataaaattattaatcaaaGTCAAGCTTCTatatagtaaataataattttaaatcattacAATAAGTTCTTGTTCTTGAAATGTTGCTTGGaccaattttgaaataaatgtggataaaccacagatttattgaaaaggACTTGGACcaattttagaaatatataataatttttcaaaaaaaacaaaacaaaagtcatCTTAATTAGAAGTCTATggtaaacatcaattaaattattgaAGAGTGCAGACCACTTTAGCTGCAACTAATGTCAAGTAaccatttataatttaaaaaaaaaaattcatttgtaGTAATAACGCCTAAAAATATTTGGAGAtgagcattaaaaaaaaggtagaaTACCCATATTAGTTCTTATACTTTTTTTACTTTACCTTTTTAGTCCTCATATTTCAATTTAAGCCcttttaatccctctactctttgAATGAGTGCAATCAAGTCCCTCATATACACTTTGAACATAccaattactaatttttattgCTCATATATTCTatgaatcatataaaaaataaagaatttgtaTTATTTCCATGAATTGTGTATATTACAATGATTATTATGGATGAATTGTgtagtatattaattatttttatgagttGAACAGTTTTAGGGGACTTGATTGCAATCATTCAAAGAGTAGAGGGATTGAAAGAGCTTAAATTAAAGTAGGAGAACTAAAAGGGCAAAATGAAATAAGTACAAGGACTAACATGAGTATTCtacctaaaaagaaaaatcaaacgtCAATCAACATAATTGAAAGATCAAAATCTATGCATAAAGTAATATATTCCAATACATTGAACTcaacattaaagaaaaaattgctgtcattcaacatcaatttttattaatgactatctaaaacaaaaatctaccaataagttataaaaaaaataaaataaattgactaaatgaagaaaaaagacTTCGGATCACATTGACATATTgaatatgtaaaaatatataacaagtGATTATTTCGTTCTAGTCATATATTCCAAATTATGGCTCTAGCGCAGAGATCCCACAAGGTcctttgattaaaatttaaaaagagagCCTAGGAAGTCCAAATTGTCGAAACAGAAAATGGACACATGTGcgaatttaaaatttgattaaagAAAGACCAAATTCGCTCCATGTATTCACATTCAAGAAATAGCTGTTCCACTGTTTCAGAGGCTTTATGACAGAGTACACACATATATGTGGTATTTTGGTTACAACCATTTTTGACCACATATCTGTGGcatttaattgattctaatattcattctattttgtttaaaatagcTAACATACTTCTTTCTTGATTTTC belongs to Dioscorea cayenensis subsp. rotundata cultivar TDr96_F1 chromosome 17, TDr96_F1_v2_PseudoChromosome.rev07_lg8_w22 25.fasta, whole genome shotgun sequence and includes:
- the LOC120280612 gene encoding chalcone synthase 1-like: MGSLNGAVSDDHHKGNKADGLASLLAIGTANPPNVVYQDTFADYYFRVTNNEDKVELKEKFKRVCEKSMIRKRHFFLTEEKLKENPNLCSFMDHSSLNTRHDIMVEEVPKLGAKAATKALEEWGRPRSEITHLVYCSTGGVDLPGADYRIIKLLGLSPSTKRVMLYMQGCFAGGTVLRIAKDLAENNENARVLIVCTEMTVISFRGPSEDNENFGNMVGQAIFADGAAAAVVGAKPIPEVETPFFELVATHQYILPETEEHITGHLREVGFTFLLNNQVPTSVSMHIEKTLVKAFSPLGISDWNSLFFVTHPGGRAILDQIEEQLDLKPEKLRATRHMLSEFGNMSSASVFFIMDEMRKRSMADGLRTFGEGLDYGVLHGFGPGITVETVVLFALPLNT